The sequence GAAGAGTTGGGGTTCAGAAGCGTCAAGGCGGCGGCGAAGCCGAAGCGCGCGCTGCCGCCGAAGTACCTCAATCCGAAGACGGGCGAGACCTGGAGCGGCCGCGGCCGCGCGCCGGCGTGGCTCGGCAAGAATCGCAACCGTTTCCTGATCAAGGACTGATCCCGAAAAACCTCACCTTTTGGCGCCTTGAACGACGGTGCGAACGGCAAGATTGCCGTTCGCACCGTTTTGTTTTCGGCAGCGGAGTTATGCGTTCTACAGTGTTTCACGGCGGCCCCGCGATTTCGCGACGCAGTGGGTTATGCGTCGATTCGGCGATAAAACCGATGCGTTCGGGCGGATGTCGCGCGATCCGGCCGTCGATTCGAACTTGGCGAATCGATCCGAATGTTTCACGCCGCCTCATCCATTTGGAACGCCGTTTGCGATTTTGCCGAGGTAGCCTCGCGATTTCGCCGAAGCTCGATACCCAATCCCGAATAGCCTCACCTTGACTCCCGAAAACGCTCACCTTTGGCGGAGCATGGCGCGTATCGCCTCGGCGCTTTCGGCGTGCCGTTTCGCATTCGATGCGGGCAGCGAGGGCGTGTTCGACCGCGATACCGGAAAAGCGGCGGCGCGCCGATAAGGCGTGATAACGCCATTTGTCTGTTCTGATCGGCCAACCGG is a genomic window of Burkholderia mallei ATCC 23344 containing:
- a CDS encoding H-NS family nucleoid-associated regulatory protein gives rise to the protein MATYRQLTAQLEKLQQKIDKECEKAITDAIADIKAKIEEYDITPEELGFRSVKAAAKPKRALPPKYLNPKTGETWSGRGRAPAWLGKNRNRFLIKD